The sequence below is a genomic window from Lolium perenne isolate Kyuss_39 chromosome 7, Kyuss_2.0, whole genome shotgun sequence.
GAGCGTGCTCTGGCTGAAAGAACCCGCAAGGAGGATGATCTGCGTGCTCGAGATAGATGGGCTCACCGCTCCGAGATGGTTCCTGGAGCTTCCTCCAACCCCAACTCCGTTCGATCTGCTGACGTAAGTCCTGTAGCCCCCTCCTTGCCATCATCTAATACTATTGCTGCAGATGCTTTAGGAGCTGGTTCTTAAAATCAACCACAGCATAGATCTGCAATGGTCACGGATAGTTCTCAATCTCTTGTTTCTTTGCCGGAGCCGGTGGGGTCCTCTGTACCACCACCAGCTCCTGCCTCCATGCCTCCTGCAAGTAGAAGACCTGAAATTCCTATTAGAAATCTTGCATGCTTTACTTGTGGAGGTGATCATCACATTTCTATTTGTCAAGAACGTGATCCATGGGAATACAATGCCCCTTTCTTCGGAAGTGAGGAATTTGGCTCTGGTTTCTACTCCATTCCTGTTCCTGAGGAAGATAACTATCCGGTTGAACAACTCAATTATGCTCACATTACAGTAGAAAAGGGTGAGGTGAATTGCAGAAACATAGAACATGAATTCAATGTCTGGGCAGAATCGATGAAGATCAATTGGCGCTTTTTTGCTAAAGAAGTTTCGGCTACAGAGTTCAGGACACGATTTCCTTCAGCAAAAGCCATTGAAGAACTTTCCCACTTTGGGAAATTATTCATGAGAACTGTCCCTGGTGCTATTATCAGTCTGGAGAAATGGGCTGGTGACATTGAACCTATCTCTGTTATGCAAGAAGCTTGGTTCAGAATAAAAGGGATCCCTGTGAAGTTCAGAAACAAGTCCACAGCTTATTATGCTGCCAGTCTTGTGGGCAAGCCTCTTGCTCTTGACAAGAATTATCTCAGACACTTTGCCTATGTGAGGGTTAAGATTGGCAGCCAAGACTTATCTCTGGTTCCCAATTCCAGGATTGGTGAGATCAAGAAAGGATTCTATGAATTTCAGTATTCCAGAGAGCTGTTTGACCCCTCTTCTAATGCTGGTAACAAGCCAGCTGTTCATGTTGATGCTCAAGGCACAGAGGGTGATCAAGGCACACCTAAAAGACAGAGAATGGGTCTGCAAAGCTCTGATGCTGGCTCCCAATCAGCTCCTCCAAAAGTTTCTGGCACTTATAGTGGGTCACACAGACAATCAACTATGCAAGCTTCTCAAGTTCCTAAGAAGGATACTGGCAAAAGGAAACTGTTTGAAAGGGAGCTCTCTTGCTTTCCTGATGAGAACCCTTCCTCCTGTGCCACTGCTAGTCCCTCCTCTCTTACTGATGTTCACAAAGAGGTGGTTGATGCTCTTGCATCCATTCCATCTCAGTCTggtgaaggttcctcctctcagaAGGCAGCTGACTCCTATAAGCAGTTTCTCACTTCTTTGGCAAGATCTGGTAGTGACAAGGCTTTTACAATACAGAAAGAGTACAAGGAACTCCTTGATCCTATTGTGGAGAATGTGAATGAAACTAATGATTCTTCTGAAGAACTGGTTGACTATGGCAGCAGTGATAACTCATAGAATTCTGATACACCTTATCTGACACAGGGACAGGGGATCCTTGCTTTGGCTGCTCCTTCTCTTATAACTGAAAGAACTGCTGTAGTTATTCCTATTGATGGCTCTCAGCCTGAACCTGAATCACAAGAGGATCCTCTCTCTCAGGTTGATAACCCTCCCATTGATAATGACTCTTCAGGTGGCAACATCTCTCTTAATGCTGGTGGTGATCAACAGCAGCCTCCCCCCAGGATGAGCTCCAGAATTGAATCCATGGGCACTCACACTGTTAGAATTGGTGCTAGGGCCATGGGGAGTGTTGAATCTTCTAACATCCCAGGTACAAATCTGAATACCTTTAATTCTTTTGCTTTACTGGATGATGAAGTTATTATGTCTAGGGCTCTTGAGATGGGTGTTGATCCTGCCTCTTTTTCTCTTGAAAAAGTTAGTAATTTGAAAGATTTAGAAATTGCTAGACATAATATAGATAATATGCAAAAGTCTTCTGTGCATACCAATTCTGAGGTACCAAACCAAGTTCTCTTGCTGGGTCTTGGTGATGTTTTGTGTGAGAGTGACAGGGATTTGGAGGAGGATGATTTCACTCCTGTTTTATCCAAAAGAAAGAAGAAAGCCAAAAAATCTGCTTGCAAGGTTGGGAAGAATGGGTCACAGTCAAAATCAAGTGATGCCATTGTGGGGGCACATTCAAAATCAAGTGCTGCCCAGGTGAAGGCCATTAATGACCACCCTTTGTGTGGCATTGTGGCTGGAACCAGGAGAAGGAAAAAAAATCCAAAGTATCTATGATAGGTGCCTCTTTAAATTGCAGAGGGGTTGGGAAGAAAGGGATGAGCATTTACCTTGCTGATTTGATTAAGGATCAACAGTTAGATTTCATTGGTCTTCAGGAAACCATCAAAAAGGACTTATCTCCTGCTTTTCTCAGGAGAATTGATCCTGGAGGTGAATTTGACTGGAAATGGATCAGTTCAGTTGGTAGAAGTGGAGGTATCCTGGGTGGTTTTAGGCTATCCAGGTTTACCATTTGTGATACTTCAGTGGGCAGATTTCACATCAAGGTGTCTCTGCTTGATTTGAAGATTAATGTGAAGTGGTGTTTGATTATAGTCTATGGTGCTGCTCAAGCCTCTGAGAAGGAGGATTTTTTGGTGGAACTTGGGAATATTTGCAGCAATCAAACTCTACCAATTTTGGTAGGGGGAGATTTTAATCTGTTGAGATTTTCCAATGAGAAAAATAAGGCTATGACTCATAATAAATGGTCTGACATTTTCAACTCCATCATTAATACTTGTGCCCTGAGAGAAATTCATATGACTGGTGGCCAATTTACTTGGTCCAATAATCACAGTGATCCCACTTTGGAGAAATTGGATAGATTCTTGATGAGCAGCTCCTGGGAAGATCTTTTTCCTCTTGTAACTGTTCACAAGCTGGTGAGAGATATGTCTGATCACAACCCATTAATTCTTGACACTCTTGATATCAAGGTTAAAAACAGAGACTTCAGATTTGAAAAAAGATGGCTCAAAGAGGACAGCTTCCTTGACAGAGTGAAGAGATGCTGGGAAAACAGGTGTTTGCCAATAACAGCTTGGATAGAATATTAAAAAAGCTGAAAAATGTCAAGAAAACCCTAAAAGGTTGGGGTGCCAATTTGAGAGGGGTTGATATTAAAAAGAAAAAAGATATAACTTCTGAATTGAAAGAACTTGAGGATTTGGAAGAAATGGGACCCTTGTCTCCAAGTCAAAGAGAAAAAAGGGCTCTTCTCCAACTTAAATTGCTGGAAGTGCTGGATAAGGAGGAATCCTTTTGGAGACAAAGATCAAGGGAAAATTGGCTCCTTTATGGAGATAGCAATTCTGCTTTCTTCCATAGAGCAGCTAATGGATGTAAAAGAAAGAGAACTATTTTCTCTTTAAAAAAAGGTGACACTATTGTTCATGGTGATGCTGCTCTGTTGGAGCATGCCACTGCCTTTTACAAGGAATTGTTTGGTCCTGTGAGTGATTCTGGCATCAGATTAAGTGGAGATATTTGGTCTGATGAAGAAAAGCTGAATGATGTTGATAGAGCTGAGCTGGATAAGAATTTTTCCTTGGAAGAAATTAAAGATGTCATTGACCACATGGAGAAAAACAAAGCTGCTGGCCCTGATGGCTTTCCCATTAAATTCTATCAACACTGCTGGGATATTATTAAGTTTGATGTCATGCATGTTTTCAAAGATTTGTTTGAGCACAAAATTGACCTGATTAGGATCAATTATGGGATTATCACTCTGATTCCCAAATCTGCTGATGCTGACATCATTCAAAAATTTAGACCCATATGTCTGCTCCAAGTCCTTTTTAAGATAATAACAAAAGTTCTGACTGTTAGAGCAAATCCTGTGATGAGTAAACTTCTACTCCCATGCCAGACTGCTTTCATCAAGGGGAGGTTCATCTCTGATGGAGTAATGTTGCTCCAGGAAGTTCTGAGAGAAAATAAATTCAGGAAAACACAAGGGATTGTCCTGAAAATtgactttgaaaaagcctatgataaagtAAACCGGGGATTCATGTTTGACTGCTGTGAACAGAAGGGATTCAGTGACAATTGGTTGACTTGGATCAAGAAATCTGTTGCTGGTGGGACCCTTAGTGTCAAAGTCAATGACAAGGTGGGTCCATATTTTACTAGTCATAAAGGTGTGAGACAAGGTGATCCTTTTACCCCCTTTCTGTTTAATATGGCTGCCAACAGCTTGGCCAAAATGGTGCACTTGGCTCAATCCAATGGTTTGATTACTGGGCTGGCAGATAATATGGTGCAGATGGGGATTGCAATTCTTCAgtatgcagatgataccattttgCTTCTGCAAGATGATGCTCAACAAGCTGTTAACCTGAAGCTTCTGCTTTATATCTTTGAAGCTATGTCTGGTTTGAAAATTAACTTTGAGAAAAGTGAAGTTATGATGATTCTGGAAGATGATATTAAACAAACTTTCTATGCTGAATTATTCAATTGTCAGAAAGGTACCTGGCCCATCAAGTATTTGGGGACCCCAGTTTGTGCCAGAAGAGCTTCAGTAGCTGACATGAGATTTCTGGGAGAGAAAACCAAGAAAAAAAATGAGTGGCTGGATTGGAAATTCCATGTCCATTGGGGGGAGATTGATTAAGATTGATGCTTGCCTTGCTAGCACTGCTGTGTATCAGATGTCACTGAGACTTTTGCATAAGTCAACTATTGAACAAATTGATAAGCCTATCAGGTCTTTTTTCTGGGCTGGTAGTGCTGTTAAAAGAAAATATCATTTTGTTAGATGGAGATGGATTTGTAAACCCAAACAAAAAGGTGGCTTGGGAGTTAAAGATTTATCCAGATTCAATATTAGTTTGATGTGCAAATGGTGGTGGAAATTGGAGCATGATACTGGTCCCTGGCAAGATTTTATGAGATTAAAATACCTGAGAGACAAAGGCATTTATTATGCAAAACACAGACCTGGAGACTCTCCACTCTGGTGTGATATGTTGAAAGTTAGAGATCTTTATCTCTGTGGCAGGAAAATGAAAGTTGGGAATGGGGAACTGACTAGCTTATGGGGAGATTTTTGGTGCAGCATCAATCCTCTTAAGGACATGTTCCCTGCCTTGTTTGATATCTGCAATGAACAACACATCACTGTTGCCGATGCAACTATCATGGGTTGGAGATTTTCTTACAGAAGATGGCTGCCACCTGATTTGATCATTCAAGAGGCTGGCTTATTTCAATTGTTGAATCAAACTCATTTGTCTCAAGTGAAGGACTCACCCAGATGGAAATGGTCTAAAAAAGGCAACTTCACTGTTAAATCTGTGTATAAACAGATCAGTGGTGGGGGTCGAAACAGATCCTTTAGGCATCTCTGTAAAAGCAGAATCCCTTTAAAAATCAAAATTTGGCTTTGGCTGATCTGGCATAATGCTATTGCCACTAAAGACAACTTACTTAAGCGCAATTGGTCTGGGGATTCTGTTTGTCAGTTCTGTAATGAACAAGAATCCATCATCCACCTCTTTTTTGGCTGCTCTGCAGCCAAGTTTGTGTGGAGTGCAGTAGCTACTGCTATCAAAGCTCCTACACGACCTGGGAGTTTTTCCCAGTTCTTCTGGTGGTTTCCACAGTTCTCTCATGCTAGCCGAAATACTCAGATTGCTGGTTTGGCAGCTGTTTGCTGGGCCATTTGGAAACTTAGAAATAGATCCTGTTTTGAAAATAAGCTAATCAGCTCGCCGTTTGACATTATCAGTTACGCTGCTGTTTTTATGAACTATTGGTCAGGTCTCCATGGTGAGCAAGATGCCTTGGAGCTTCGTGCTGGAGCTGATGGATTACTGCGCCTTGCTGCTGCGGCTGGAGCTGGAAATCCTCTTTCGAGAAATTCTGGACGAGTTGATCAACTGCGCTTGGAGGACAAGAACACTGATGATACTCATGAAGATACAACCCCCTGAAGTCGTTTGCTGTGCGGACTAGGCTGTCCCTAGTTTCTCATCTTATGCGGATGCGCCCTTTTGAGCTGATCCTTGTGTCGTTGACAAGGATCTCGCTATGTGTAATATTCTTTCTGGCTCTGTAATAATCGTTCTGAACGTTAGCATTAGGCGGCgatctctccctcctccttttgtttttttttcttctgaGACATAACTGTATGCTGGTGTATTTTCGTTATCTCCATGGTAATGAAAATTCGATCCTTCGGGGATCGTTTGGAAAAAAAAAGTTGTGAGGCGCCAGTTTTGGCAGCACGTACACAAAGCGCACCAGCAACATTTGTCCTGCGACTGCGAGCGCGCGCGCACACACACAAGCTCTTGTCGCCATGCCACGCCATTACGGCAGCCCCAGCTAGCTGCAACCGCCGAAAGCAGAGAACGGAAGTGGGCGCCGTGGAAGGAACATGCGACTGTAGAACAGAAAGGAGGAAGGGCAGTACGAGGCCAGACACATGGACGGCCAGAGAACCACCAGCACCGGCCGGCAGGGTGCGTGCCCCACCGGCCACGGCGAGGTCGAGCGGCGGAGCAGAAGCAAAGGCAACCGGTCAGCTGGAAAGCGCGACGACGATTGGCTTTCAGCGAGTGGCGAGTGCATGCCACTCTTCAGTCCCGCTGGGAAACAGCCAAGCGGAGATCGCGAGGAGGCGTCAGTCAGCCACATGAGCCATGCAGGCCGCAGCGGGCCCGAATCGATCGCCCACCGTCCCTCTCCCAGTCCCAGCATGCACGAGGAACGGAGCGGGTAATGGGGAGATCGGGGTGTGTGTCTCACTAGAGGCGTTTGAGTGAACGCAACGCCACGGCGCGGGTCCGTCTCCCCACCCCCGCAAGGCCGCACCAGTACAAATAACCTCCGTCTCCGGCTCCTGCGCGCCCACCGTTCGTTTCCTTCCACTCCCTCGCCCACACATCGCCCGCCCGCCATTGATCGCACAGTCCTAGGAGACCGATCGAGCGGAACAAGAACCCTACCTCTGCctgtgaagaagaagaagaacactccGCGCATCGAACCATCAACGTCcttccaagaagaagaagcagagatcAGGTGTTCGATCAGGTACGCACGCGCGCGCCGCGCGCCCATCGGCTACATTAGTTGCCATTTGGTCGAGTCTGAGAAATATTTCAGTCCGTATGGTTGTAGATCCGAGTATCCACGTTGAGGAGCTCACAGATTCCTAGATTtatactaattgtgtaggatctctTTACTTAATGATCGATAAGGTCCTAAAAGTTAAATCGACATACCGCATAGGTTTATGATTATATGTCAGGATGCTCCTCCTGTGGCCTGTGGGTGCCAATCAGCAGATTAATTACATGAGGTGCATAAAGATTTCTATTCTCCAACCGAGTTTTTATATATGCCAGGAAATTTAAGGCATAGATGCGTTTCTGGCGTGGATCAAGTCGGGGGTTTATATTATCATCACAGTCCGTACAAGTAAAATGAAACATGATCGATCGTTTCATTTTTCTTCTCAGATCAATAGTAGAACTGGGACCTTGGCGGTGTTTAATTAGGATTCATAAAGTAAATTTTACTACTCAGGGAGGTGTCGTCCCTTTATACtaggaaaaaaaaaacagataGGTGTCGCGCGTTCATCTCTCCACAAGACTTGACTGCAAAACTCTGTTTAGTTCACTCAAGTCCTCGCTGATTCACTGAAGTCGTCTGCGTCTCTCACAACAGCTAGCCGCTCAACCCTGCGCGCGCCATGGCAGCTCTGGCCACATCCCAGCTCGCCACCTCGGGCGCCCTCCCCGGCCTCACCGACAGGTCGACGCCGTCATTGTTCCGGCGCGGTGGCTTCCAGGGCCCGAGACCACGGAACCCGGCGGACGCCGCGCTCAGCATGAGGACCAGCGCGTGCGCGACCCCCAAGCAGACGCGGAGGACGCAGCAACGAGGGAGCCGACGGGGCACCTCCGTCGTGGTGCGTGCCACGGCCGGCATGAACATCGTCTTCGTCGGCGCCGAGATGGCGCCCTGGAGCAAGACCGGCGGCCTCGGCGACGTCCTCGGCGGCCTCCCGCCAGCCATGGCCGTAAGAACACGCCATCTCTTCAACTCCCATTGTCTACTTACCGCCACCGCTATGCCATTACAACGTGTGCCACTGTGCAGGCGAACGGGCACAGGGTCATGGTCATCTCCCCGCGCTACGACCAGTACAAGGACGCCTGGGACACCGGCGTCATCTCCGAGGTGCGCGACATGATCAGTAACAAGTCCTTGCGTGTTCTCATCGATGATGCACGTTTCATAAAGATTTTAACTTGGTTTTGCAGATCAAGATGGGCGACGAGTACGAGAGGGTGAGGTTCTTCCACTGCTACAAGCGTGGGGTGGACCGTGTGTTCATCGACCACCCGTCCTTCCTCGAGAAGGTGATCACAGCTTTTCCTCATCTACACCACTGAACATGCATGGTGATCAATCCCAGTGATGTCTTCTCTTGCTGAATCTTTATTTCTGTTGGTTATAATTCCTTTTCAGGTTTGGGGCAAAACCAAAGAGAAGATCTACGGGCCCAACACCGGCACAGATTACCAGGACAACCAGCTACGCTTCAGCCTTCTCTGCCAGGCAGCACTTGAGGCGCCCAGGATCCTAAACCTCGACAACAACCCGTACTACTCCGGACCTTACGGTATGTAAGATTGATCAACACACATAGTGCAAGCCAGAGTGTACCTGTAGATTTTCTTTCAAGCACTGCATGATCATCATCCATGCATCAGACTAGAGTAATTGTCTTTATTTTGGGGTGCTGCTGTATCGTGATGCAGGGGAAGAAGTCTTGTTCGTGTGCAACGACTGGCACACTGGCCCTCTTGCTTGCTACCTCAAGAGCAACTACCAGTCCAATGGCCTCTACAAGACTGCAAAGGTTCTGCATCTTTTGACACTGTAATGTTCCGTCTGTACATTGCTGTTCGATCTGAAACTGACCTGAATTAGCTTTGCAACTTGGCTTAGGTCGCATTCTGTATCCACAACATATCCTACCAGGGCCGCTTCTCTTTCGATGACTTTTCGCTCCTCAACCTCCCCGAGAGGTTCAAGTCGTCCTACGATTTCATCGACGGGTAAGCCTCAGTTAACAAAGTGAAAATTCCAATGTCTGAACCTGAACCTGAACTTGAAACTGAAATTGTGTGTGAGTTTGATTTGGGTAATACATTTGGTGCAGGTACGACAAGCCGGTGGAGGGGCGGAAGATCAACTGGATGAAGGCCGGGATCCTTGAATCCGACAGGGTGCTGACGGTGAGCCCGTACTACGCGGAGGAGCTCATCTCCGGCGAAGCTAGGGGCTGCGAGCTGGACAACATCATGCGGCTCACTGGCATCACCGGCATTGTCAACGGCATGGACGTTAGTGAGTGGGACCCGAGCAAGGACAAGTACATCGCCGTGAAGTACGACGACACCACCGTGAGCACCCACCCACAAAACTATCCTATTGTTTCATGTGTCCCTCCGGTGATCGCCGGTTCTGAATTCTGACGAGGCAAAGTGTGCATGATCGATGGTGCACTGTGACTGACAGGCGGTGGAGGGAAAGGCGCTGAACAAGGAGGCGCTGCAGGCGGAGGTGGGGCTGACCGTGGACAGCAAAGTGCCGCTGGTGGCGTTCATCGGCAGGCTGGAGGAGCAGAAGGGCCCCGACGTGATGGTCGCCGCCATCAAGGAGGTGCTAGAGGAGGTGGAAGACGTTCAGATCGTGCTCCTGGGCACCGGAAAGAAGAAGTTCGAACGGCTGCTCAAGAGCGCGGAGGAGGATTTCCCGGAGAAGGTGAGGGCCGTGGTCAAGTTCAACGCGCCGCTGGCTCACCTGATCATGGCCGGCGCCGACGTGCTCGCCGTCACCAGCCGCTTCGAGCCCTGCGGTCTCATCCAACTCCAGGGGATGCGCTACGGAACGGTAAACTTGCCCTAGCCCATTTCTCACCTGCTGCACGCAAAATCCTGAAGCGATTCCATGGCCATGCATGATCGAAATTTCTTACTGAATTCCAGCCATGCGCGTGCGCTTCCACCGGCGGACTCGTCGACACGATCGTGGAGGGCAAGACTGGGTTTCACATGGGCCGACTCAGTGTCGACGTAGGATCATCGACCTCTGTCTAAATTCAttgatctccatgatccttgcagctcGGATCATCAACTAATATCGTTTTCTTCGTGGCCAGTGCAACGTCCTGGAGCCGAGCGACGTGAAGAAGGCGGCTACCACCCTGAAGCGCGCCATCAAGGTCGTCGGCACGCCGACATACCAGGAGATGGTCAAGAACTGCATGACCCAGGATCTCTCCTGGAAGGTATGCAATCAAGCTATCGACACTTCACAGCACAACTAAGAGCAAATCATCTACGGAGTAGCTATATTGGCTAGTGCATACGGTGCATCCCTGGTGTTGGTGATAAAATCGATCGATGGTGCTTTGCAGGGCCCTGCTAAGAACTGGGAGGACGTGCTGCTGGACCTGGGGGTCGCCGGGAGCGAGCCAGGGATCATCGGAGACGAGATCGCGCCGCTCGCCCTGGAGAACGTCGCTGCTCCATGAAGAGATCCGGCAAAATGGAGCTTGGATGCAGAATGGAGCATCGATCTGCAGGGTTCTCGTATATGGTGAGACAGAGCCGCTTGTTGTAGTGAACGACATATATATAGCCAGTGCAATAAGTAAGTTCTGTTGTGGTGCTTGCTCCTTTGCAACCGAAAAAAACAAGTTTGAGGTTGTGATTGTGAGTGTGTGTTTACATTTTGGTGTGGTATATTGGGAATAACTCAAGGATTTATTATGTTTCTGCGTTATGGAGAGAGTACAGTCTGGTATCTTTGTGTTTGATTTGCGACCGAGTTACTTTTTGGAGTCTATCTCGACCTCTTCAGCCTCAGGACATGCTCTTCGGGTGAAATCTCCGAGACCCGTTGGTTTGGGCGACGAGTGTCGCCCTCGCCTTGAGGATCTTGCTCCCTTCCGCGGCTCTTGGTGGGCTAGACGCAGGCGGCATCACGGTTGGCTGAACCAGCCGGCGGTGTGGGTGTTCTGCGCGGCAGCATGCGTGTCAACGATGATGTTGAAGAGTGAAGTTTGGTCGCGGCAAGACCTTGTTACTTGGTCTCTGTCCCGACGTATTCGAGCTTCCTCGATGCAGGGTTTTGCGGTTTTCCCTCCGAAGATCGTCAGCGGAATTGGAGCAGCCGGTCCCCTCGCGATGTGTCATCTGCTTGGCATAGGCCAATATGGGCTTCACGTTGCTGCACTTGCAAGGTGTTCGAGAATGTTGGAGTCGCCGCTGCATGAAGACCTAAAAGTCCTGGGAGGCAACCTCCACGAAGACATTGGCTCGTTTTTGTGTGTGGCTTGTGTGGGTAGCTAGGGTGGTTGTGTACCCTCACGACAGTCATGTTCTATCTATGATGGTCGGCGAGGTGATGTTACGGTCTTAGGTCAGTTTTCCGAAAGTTAACCGGCCAAAGATCTTCTTCTTAATTACTAAAAAAATGGCGGTCTTGTCTTATTCGAAAAAAAAAACTTTACTGGGTCGAACGGCAGTAGGATCATGGCTCATTGGGACACAACCTTACATTTCGGGTCGAGCACAGTAGAATATATTGCTGCCTATAGCGAATAACCATAAAAAACGTTCACCATTTCACTTTAAAGCAATACCATAGAGCATAGCCATAAGTTTCAGGATGGTGGCGTGCCGACCATCTAAGACTAGCACGACAGGTCAGAGAAGGAACCCTACTGTCAAGACCATGAACGTGATTCATGACAAGGAAAGGGGCAGCCAAGCGCCAGCCACCACCTTCGACCGATGAGTTAGCAACATGTGAGTCATGTGAATCCCAAATAAATAATTATGTCTTGAACAAGATAtagccctttaccttttatttttaCAAAACCAACAACATtatatactccctccaatccataataAGTGCAAACCAACTAAAGTTTTCAACACTTATTATGGACCGGAGGGCATAGGTTCGGTCTGTTGCTGAACTGGGATGTGCTGAACTTATTTATTACGTACCACAAAAGTTGACGTATATTGGTCAAATCAGATTATAACCCAAATAACTCCTAAACTTAAGTGGTTGCTATGATGACGCATACATCTGTTATGCTTTTCACTGACGTTTCCAGCACATGTTTACTCAAAATACACATAAGGATTCCAGTACCTCATTCCCTCGAAATGGTAGTCTGTATAATAAACCAAAGTCTCAACAGTGCACGAAGTAGGTCAAGAGCACAAAACTTCTGAACAAAATGGATAAATCCTACTCAGATATACTGTTTCTCAAGATATAAGATCAACCCACGACATATAGA
It includes:
- the LOC127311452 gene encoding granule-bound starch synthase 1, chloroplastic/amyloplastic; this encodes MAALATSQLATSGALPGLTDRSTPSLFRRGGFQGPRPRNPADAALSMRTSACATPKQTRRTQQRGSRRGTSVVVRATAGMNIVFVGAEMAPWSKTGGLGDVLGGLPPAMAANGHRVMVISPRYDQYKDAWDTGVISEIKMGDEYERVRFFHCYKRGVDRVFIDHPSFLEKVWGKTKEKIYGPNTGTDYQDNQLRFSLLCQAALEAPRILNLDNNPYYSGPYGEEVLFVCNDWHTGPLACYLKSNYQSNGLYKTAKVAFCIHNISYQGRFSFDDFSLLNLPERFKSSYDFIDGYDKPVEGRKINWMKAGILESDRVLTVSPYYAEELISGEARGCELDNIMRLTGITGIVNGMDVSEWDPSKDKYIAVKYDDTTAVEGKALNKEALQAEVGLTVDSKVPLVAFIGRLEEQKGPDVMVAAIKEVLEEVEDVQIVLLGTGKKKFERLLKSAEEDFPEKVRAVVKFNAPLAHLIMAGADVLAVTSRFEPCGLIQLQGMRYGTPCACASTGGLVDTIVEGKTGFHMGRLSVDCNVLEPSDVKKAATTLKRAIKVVGTPTYQEMVKNCMTQDLSWKGPAKNWEDVLLDLGVAGSEPGIIGDEIAPLALENVAAP